A single genomic interval of Gouania willdenowi chromosome 22, fGouWil2.1, whole genome shotgun sequence harbors:
- the rab11fip5a gene encoding uncharacterized protein rab11fip5a isoform X1 translates to MSSLTVPQDQKWLPTHVQVTVLRGRGLRGKGKHGTSDVYTIIQLGKEKYSTCVAEKTTEPEWREECSFELQPGVLESGFPSGSNELVLTVMHRALIGMDVFLGQAVIQLDKVFMESRSVKNEWYRLNSKTGKKEKERGDIQASIQFTRNNLTASMYDLVMKDKSASTFSKLKEHMRGRRRSSEKDSSSAVLPSGYGSMYRMRQRLPSEGGGEEDYEDDEGGEVRRSKMRTFFLRGKLRKSSDTRSSTSLGSESSESSSRGGSLSPTAGISVVVSDLSNSASNSSNLTADNSPEHTANTSPKLSPLKSDFGDEVREITIVVPQPAVSVNGSYAYDVQTLDLGPGNPVGTLGLGPTQKTLSLSHSLQNLSPWACKETPGQVGDGRRWSFDKPCEEEKAAIAAALEKSGPMFMEEEPSGRGALTEAMPSFCAWTAESESTGKKQKRKGPSPSKTESEQASAATEERHRSWFGLKESHSKPSLVVSPTLEFSTDPHPLSFTPNPHLPAPPVDPASLDPPLHHTNPFCRSQPPRSPCNPFFTFQHNPFYKQMPTSQHLNRSLPPLPYLSSARPPITQLFPELSNEILASTHNNPASEDSTNREDMEILGQSPFFVKAEKTPLIKKPANPFMPVQELEVDSQWDDSFEAFAAGRLQSPEDFTADCGKQQNLFRDSPLHPSSCEGVLPSTDEDDLNTNNAQRYQTYPLASSTLRLDSFPAILDTIPENMSDNSAVNSSSNFKDLNACTTNHSIHTEDSSHITSAPLGGSSSPDPSSSGLGSSAEDDYLSCLSTHSDKVSASSEEAESSILCFEKLKKPSISAEDFSDTSNNLSLVDAVQQTVIQYEDNDEEKVYLNSAEASLASPVQKIEAIDSKMPNNSYIVSPCTSLEPNCTNSASPEEYSKEFNSSAHFSADIMNSYTLPSFSITTSSPNINQQGLNASIKHTSAGQSDDSQKSPTPFVDFRDYHNSYSPKGPESTLLHTHVSYQTLNVSADSQDYQSCESQPSSKYSSVIESLHSANSTLSGENKANPSAGLKVFNTTRSFDEEVNQSHRFNGFLNGTQDVTVTCEQSLTVGAVSDPHISCTPKHLSDGEVEHLYTLTNTLLQRSNSEGTLARAFNSLPVPSFGSDPGAIQDSSLVHAGPALPSLTSFPPSLTPESSRFPEQLCTLPSLAKASATAMQAISSIPMSQETGQKQAANQLTSPHPVKPLTSAMLTEEKRSVLATGLEKLKSTINPGRSSHSSEQEVDRKKFLTEGAGSYYHLTHSELVSLLVQREAELGRQKAEFERQKLLLSKREVELKRLKPQVRDLEDYIDTLLVRIMEQKPTLLQVGSRLK, encoded by the exons ATGTCCTCTCTAACCGTGCCGCAGGACCAGAAATGGTTACCGACCCACGTCCAGGTGACGGTGCTGCGCGGCAGAGGCTTACGGGGCAAGGGCAAGCACGGCACCAGCGATGTGTACACCATCATCCAGCTGGGTAAGGAGAAGTACTCCACCTGCGTGGCGGAGAAGACCACCGAGCCGGAGTGGAGGGAGGAGTGCTCGTTCGAGCTGCAGCCCGGGGTGCTGGAGAGCGGATTCCCGAGCGGGAGCAACGAGCTGGTCCTGACCGTCATGCACCGGGCGCTGATCGGGATGGACGTGTTCCTGGGACAGGCTGTGATCCAGCTGGATAAAGTCTTCATGGAGAGCAGGAGCGTGAAAAACGA GTGGTACAGACTTAACTCCAAGACCGGCAAGAAGGAGAAGGAGCGAGGAGACATTCAGGCCAGCATCCAGTTCACCCGAAACAACCTGACAGCCAGCATGTACGACCTCGTCATGAAGGACAAGAGCGCCTCCACCTTCAGCAAGCTCAAAGAGCACATGAGGGGCAGGAGGAGGTCCAGTGAAAAGGACTCTTCATCAGCCGTCCTGCCTAGTGGATACGGGTCGATGTACCGGATGCGCCAAAGACTGCCGAGTGAAGGGGGCGGAGAGGAGGACTATGAGGACGACGAAGGGGGCGAGGTACGGCGGAGCAAGATGAGGACCTTTTTCTTGAGGGGGAAGTTGCGGAAGTCCTCAGACACTCGCTCCAGCACATCTCTCGGCTCGGAGAGCAGCGAGTCCTCATCCCGGGGTGGAAGCCTCAGTCCCACAGCTGGTATCAGTGTGGTGGTCTCGGATCTGTCCAACTCTGCCAGTAACAGCAGCAACCTGACGGCAGATAACAGCCCAG AGCACACAGCCAACACATCGCCCAAGTTGTCTCCACTCAAGAGTGATTTTGGTGATGAGGTCCGTGAGATCACCATCGTAGTGCCTCAGCCTGCCGTCTCTGTAAATGGGAGTTATGCTTACGACGTCCAGACGCTGGACCTAGGACCAGGAAATCCAGTTGGAACTTTAGGCCTGGGGCCGACGCAGAAGACTTTGTCACTCTCTCACTCCCTGCAGAATCTCAGTCCATGGGCCTGCAAAGAAACCCCTGGCCAGGTGGGCGACGGACGCCGCTGGTCCTTCGACAAACCatgtgaggaggagaaggcTGCGATAGCAGCTGCTCTGGAGAAAAGCGGTCCCATGTTTATGGAAGAGGAGCCGTCAGGACGTGGTGCTCTGACTGAAGCGATGCCGTCGTTCTGCGCTTGGACAGCAGAGTCGGAGAGCACGGGGAAAAAGCAGAAGAGGAAAGGTCCAAGTCCGTCTAAGACTGAGTCTGAACAGGCCTCTGCTGCCACTGAGGAGAGACACAGAAGCTGGTTTGGACTGAAGGAGTCACACAGTAAACCCAG CCTGGTGGTCTCACCTACACTAGAGTTCAGCACTGACCCCCACCCTCTATCCTTTACCCCTAACCCTCACCTCCCAGCTCCCCCCGTAGATCCAGCCTCTTTGGATCCCCCATTGCACCACACTAATCCCTTCTGCCGCTCACAGCCTCCCCGTTCTCCCTGCAATCCCTTCTTCACTTTCCAGCACAATCCTTTCTATAAACAAATGCCAACCAGTCAACACCTAAACCGCTCGCTGCCTCCTCTGCCCTATCTTTCCAGTGCCCGGCCACCCATTACACAGCTCTTCCCTGAGCTAAGTAATGAAATACTTGCATCAACTCATAACAACCCAGCAAGTGAGGACTCCACCAACAGAGAAGACATGGAAATCCTAGGACAAAGTCCTTTTTTTGTTAAAGCAGAGAAGACACCTTTAATTAAAAAGCCCGCCAACCCTTTTATGCCTGTCCAGGAGCTGGAAGTGGACTCCCAGTGGGACGATTCCTTTGAAGCATTCGCTGCTGGAAGGCTGCAGTCCCCCGAGGACTTCACTGCAGATTGTGGAAAGCAACAAAACTTGTTCAGAGATAGTCCTCTTCATCCAAGCAGCTGTGAAGGTGTTTTGCCATCCACTGATGAAGACGATCTCAACACAAATAATGCACAGCGCTATCAGACGTATCCATTAGCCTCAAGTACCCTCCGTCTCGATTCTTTCCCTGCAATACTCGACACAATCCCAGAAAACATGAGCGACAACTCAGCCGTGAACTCTTCCTCTAATTTTAAAGATCTGAATGCATGCACTACTAATCATTCAATTCACACTGAAGATTCCTCTCATATTACGTCAGCACCACTCGGCGGCAGCAGCTCTCCGGATCCCAGTTCCTCTGGCCTTGGAAGTTCAGCAGAAGATGATTACCTCTCCTGTCTGTCAACTCATTCTGACAAAGTCTCTGCATCCTCTGAGGAGGCTGAAAGCAGCATCCTGTGCTTTGAGAAGTTAAAAAAGCCTTCCATATCTGCGGAAGACTTTTCTGACACATCAAACAATCTGTCTTTAGTGGATGCTGTACAGCAAACCGTCATTCAGTACGAGGATAATGATGAAGAAAAGGTTTATCTGAATAGTGCGGAAGCAAGTTTGGCTTCCCCggttcagaaaattgaagcgATTGATTCAAAGATGCCAAACAACTCTTATATCGTGAGTCCTTGCACATCTTTAGAGCCAAACTGCACAAACTCTGCAAGCCCTGAGGAGTATTCTAAAGAATTTAATAGCTCTGCTCACTTTAGTGCTGATATCATGAACTCTTACACTCTGCCATCATTTTCCATTACAACCTCCTCCCCTAATATTAACCAGCAGGGGTTAAATGCCTCCATCAAGCATACTAGTGCAGGACAGTCGGATGATAGCCAGAAAAGTCCAACACCATTCGTTGACTTCCGTGATTATCACAACAGTTACAGCCCCAAAGGCCCCGAAAGCACTCTGTTACACACACATGTATCCTATCAGACTCTGAACGTTAGCGCTGACTCTCAGGATTACCAAAGCTGTGAGTCCCAGCCGTCTTCCAAATACTCCAGCGTCATAGAGTCTCTACACTCGGCTAACTCAACACTTTCCGGGGAAAATAAAGCCAATCCCAGTGCAGGGCTAAAGGTTTTTAATACAACCAGGTCATTTGACGAAGAAGTCAACCAATCCCACAGATTTAATGGCTTTCTTAATGGTACGCAGGACGTCACTGTAACTTGTGAGCAAAGTCTGACAGTAGGAGCTGTAAGTGACCCTCACATCAGTTGTACTCCAAAGCATCTCAGCGATGGCGAGGTGGAACATCTCTACACGTTGACCAATACGTTGCTCCAGCGCTCCAACTCTGAGGGCACACTGGCCCGTGCCTTCAACAGTCTGCCTGTTCCTTCTTTCGGGAGCGACCCCGGTGCCATACAGGATTCCTCTTTGGTCCATGCCGGCCCTGCGCTTCCCTCTTTGACTTCCTTTCCTCCCTCTCTAACCCCTGAAAGCAGCCGCTTCCCTGAACAGCTCTGTACCCTTCCTTCCCTTGCCAAAGCTTCAGCGACTGCAATGCAAGCCATCTCATCGATTCCAATGTCACAGGAGACAGGCCAGAAGCAGGCAGCGAATCAGCTGACCAG CCCTCACCCCGTGAAGCCCCTAACATCCGCCATGTTGACTGAGGAGAAGCGCTCAGTACTGGCCACCGGTCTGGAAAAGCTCAAGTCCACCATCAACCCGGGGAGGAGCAGTCATAGCAGCGAGCAGGAGGTCGACCGGAAGAAG TTCCTGACGGAAGGCGCAGGCTCGTACTACCATCTGACCCACAGCGAACTGGTTTCCCTGCTGGTGCAACGCGAGGCTGAGCTGGGGAGGCAGAAAGCCGAGTTTGAGCGTCAGAAACTGTTGCTGTCCAAGCGCGAGGTGGAGCTGAAGAGGCTGAAGCCGCAGGTCCGAGATCTGGAGGACTACATCGACACGCTGCTGGTGCGCATCATGGAGCAGAAGCCCACCCTCCTGCAAGTGGGCTCTAGGCTGAAGTGA
- the rab11fip5a gene encoding rab11 family-interacting protein 5 isoform X2: MSSLTVPQDQKWLPTHVQVTVLRGRGLRGKGKHGTSDVYTIIQLGKEKYSTCVAEKTTEPEWREECSFELQPGVLESGFPSGSNELVLTVMHRALIGMDVFLGQAVIQLDKVFMESRSVKNEWYRLNSKTGKKEKERGDIQASIQFTRNNLTASMYDLVMKDKSASTFSKLKEHMRGRRRSSEKDSSSAVLPSGYGSMYRMRQRLPSEGGGEEDYEDDEGGEVRRSKMRTFFLRGKLRKSSDTRSSTSLGSESSESSSRGGSLSPTAGISVVVSDLSNSASNSSNLTADNSPEHTANTSPKLSPLKSDFGDEVREITIVVPQPAVSVNGSYAYDVQTLDLGPGNPVGTLGLGPTQKTLSLSHSLQNLSPWACKETPGQVGDGRRWSFDKPCEEEKAAIAAALEKSGPMFMEEEPSGRGALTEAMPSFCAWTAESESTGKKQKRKGPSPSKTESEQASAATEERHRSWFGLKESHSKPSPHPVKPLTSAMLTEEKRSVLATGLEKLKSTINPGRSSHSSEQEVDRKKFLTEGAGSYYHLTHSELVSLLVQREAELGRQKAEFERQKLLLSKREVELKRLKPQVRDLEDYIDTLLVRIMEQKPTLLQVGSRLK; the protein is encoded by the exons ATGTCCTCTCTAACCGTGCCGCAGGACCAGAAATGGTTACCGACCCACGTCCAGGTGACGGTGCTGCGCGGCAGAGGCTTACGGGGCAAGGGCAAGCACGGCACCAGCGATGTGTACACCATCATCCAGCTGGGTAAGGAGAAGTACTCCACCTGCGTGGCGGAGAAGACCACCGAGCCGGAGTGGAGGGAGGAGTGCTCGTTCGAGCTGCAGCCCGGGGTGCTGGAGAGCGGATTCCCGAGCGGGAGCAACGAGCTGGTCCTGACCGTCATGCACCGGGCGCTGATCGGGATGGACGTGTTCCTGGGACAGGCTGTGATCCAGCTGGATAAAGTCTTCATGGAGAGCAGGAGCGTGAAAAACGA GTGGTACAGACTTAACTCCAAGACCGGCAAGAAGGAGAAGGAGCGAGGAGACATTCAGGCCAGCATCCAGTTCACCCGAAACAACCTGACAGCCAGCATGTACGACCTCGTCATGAAGGACAAGAGCGCCTCCACCTTCAGCAAGCTCAAAGAGCACATGAGGGGCAGGAGGAGGTCCAGTGAAAAGGACTCTTCATCAGCCGTCCTGCCTAGTGGATACGGGTCGATGTACCGGATGCGCCAAAGACTGCCGAGTGAAGGGGGCGGAGAGGAGGACTATGAGGACGACGAAGGGGGCGAGGTACGGCGGAGCAAGATGAGGACCTTTTTCTTGAGGGGGAAGTTGCGGAAGTCCTCAGACACTCGCTCCAGCACATCTCTCGGCTCGGAGAGCAGCGAGTCCTCATCCCGGGGTGGAAGCCTCAGTCCCACAGCTGGTATCAGTGTGGTGGTCTCGGATCTGTCCAACTCTGCCAGTAACAGCAGCAACCTGACGGCAGATAACAGCCCAG AGCACACAGCCAACACATCGCCCAAGTTGTCTCCACTCAAGAGTGATTTTGGTGATGAGGTCCGTGAGATCACCATCGTAGTGCCTCAGCCTGCCGTCTCTGTAAATGGGAGTTATGCTTACGACGTCCAGACGCTGGACCTAGGACCAGGAAATCCAGTTGGAACTTTAGGCCTGGGGCCGACGCAGAAGACTTTGTCACTCTCTCACTCCCTGCAGAATCTCAGTCCATGGGCCTGCAAAGAAACCCCTGGCCAGGTGGGCGACGGACGCCGCTGGTCCTTCGACAAACCatgtgaggaggagaaggcTGCGATAGCAGCTGCTCTGGAGAAAAGCGGTCCCATGTTTATGGAAGAGGAGCCGTCAGGACGTGGTGCTCTGACTGAAGCGATGCCGTCGTTCTGCGCTTGGACAGCAGAGTCGGAGAGCACGGGGAAAAAGCAGAAGAGGAAAGGTCCAAGTCCGTCTAAGACTGAGTCTGAACAGGCCTCTGCTGCCACTGAGGAGAGACACAGAAGCTGGTTTGGACTGAAGGAGTCACACAGTAAACCCAG CCCTCACCCCGTGAAGCCCCTAACATCCGCCATGTTGACTGAGGAGAAGCGCTCAGTACTGGCCACCGGTCTGGAAAAGCTCAAGTCCACCATCAACCCGGGGAGGAGCAGTCATAGCAGCGAGCAGGAGGTCGACCGGAAGAAG TTCCTGACGGAAGGCGCAGGCTCGTACTACCATCTGACCCACAGCGAACTGGTTTCCCTGCTGGTGCAACGCGAGGCTGAGCTGGGGAGGCAGAAAGCCGAGTTTGAGCGTCAGAAACTGTTGCTGTCCAAGCGCGAGGTGGAGCTGAAGAGGCTGAAGCCGCAGGTCCGAGATCTGGAGGACTACATCGACACGCTGCTGGTGCGCATCATGGAGCAGAAGCCCACCCTCCTGCAAGTGGGCTCTAGGCTGAAGTGA